A portion of the Candidatus Hydrogenedentota bacterium genome contains these proteins:
- a CDS encoding transposase, protein MVIPGLAHHIAQRGNNRQDVFFVEGDRQAYRDVLRVQCAKFGVRVLRYCPMTNHVRPRRHTRASGYPAQRAIPA, encoded by the coding sequence GTGGTCATCCCGGGGCTGGCGCATCACATCGCGCAGCGTGGCAACAACCGGCAGGACGTGTTTTTCGTTGAGGGCGACCGCCAGGCGTATCGGGACGTGTTGCGCGTGCAGTGCGCGAAGTTTGGCGTGCGCGTTCTGCGCTATTGCCCGATGACAAATCACGTGCGGCCCCGCCGTCATACCCGCGCAAGCGGGTACCCAGCACAACGCGCCATTCCCGCGTAA
- a CDS encoding DUF2442 domain-containing protein: MKNLGPRVCVTAVEPLQDFRVLVTFENNSQREIDLEPYLHGPVFEPLRNDPALFRAVTVRGRTVAWENGADIDPDVLYYGLTPAWMEETETARK; the protein is encoded by the coding sequence ATGAAGAATCTTGGGCCGCGTGTTTGTGTCACTGCGGTAGAGCCGTTGCAGGACTTCAGGGTGCTGGTCACCTTCGAGAACAATTCGCAGCGGGAAATCGATCTCGAGCCCTATCTGCACGGCCCAGTTTTCGAGCCCCTGCGAAACGATCCAGCGCTATTTCGGGCGGTGACGGTCAGGGGCAGGACCGTTGCGTGGGAGAACGGGGCCGACATCGACCCGGACGTACTCTATTACGGCCTCACGCCCGCCTGGATGGAAGAGACCGAAACCGCGCGCAAGTAG
- a CDS encoding DUF4160 domain-containing protein, whose amino-acid sequence MPQVSEFFGVTIYMYFNDHAPPHFHAEYGEFEAVYNIDTLDILRGRLPRRAHGMVVEWALEHRPELRDNWERARDQLPLEPIPPLD is encoded by the coding sequence ATGCCGCAAGTGAGCGAGTTTTTTGGCGTGACCATCTATATGTACTTCAACGACCACGCGCCGCCTCACTTTCACGCCGAGTATGGCGAATTTGAGGCCGTATACAACATAGACACCTTGGATATTCTACGAGGCCGATTGCCTCGACGGGCTCATGGCATGGTCGTCGAATGGGCGCTCGAGCATCGGCCCGAGTTGAGAGACAACTGGGAGAGAGCGAGAGACCAATTGCCGCTGGAACCAATACCTCCACTCGATTGA
- the rimI gene encoding ribosomal protein S18-alanine N-acetyltransferase, which translates to MSVSRETALCFERLRMDHIAALLEIEAEAYPDPWTFGMFQQEITNHTSRFYVAFAENLLVGYAGFWLVADEVHITKVTVSAACRGQGYGRELVQYLLDTGAGLGGTVARLEVRESNATARRLYEQLGFQVVGVRKGYYARCQEAALVMMKDIGIKTGP; encoded by the coding sequence ATGAGCGTGTCGCGCGAGACGGCTCTCTGCTTTGAACGGCTGCGGATGGACCATATTGCCGCATTGCTCGAAATCGAAGCCGAGGCGTACCCGGACCCGTGGACCTTCGGCATGTTTCAGCAGGAAATCACCAATCATACGTCGCGTTTCTACGTGGCGTTCGCCGAAAACCTGCTGGTCGGCTATGCGGGCTTCTGGCTGGTCGCGGATGAGGTGCACATCACGAAGGTAACGGTTAGCGCGGCCTGCCGCGGCCAGGGATATGGCCGTGAGCTGGTGCAGTATCTGCTGGATACCGGCGCGGGACTCGGCGGCACGGTCGCGCGCCTGGAAGTGCGCGAGAGCAACGCAACCGCGCGCAGGCTGTACGAGCAACTCGGGTTTCAGGTGGTGGGCGTACGCAAGGGCTACTACGCGCGATGCCAGGAGGCGGCACTCGTCATGATGAAGGACATCGGTATCAAGACGGGCCCCTAG
- the tsaB gene encoding tRNA (adenosine(37)-N6)-threonylcarbamoyltransferase complex dimerization subunit type 1 TsaB → MTTILAADTSTSVNTVALWRDGAVLAETTAACGRRHSERLLLTVEWALGEAGLRLEDVDILAVSIGPGSFTGLRIGVAAWKGLALGMERPLLGVPTLDAMTRTSLFHDVLVCPFLDARMGEVYGAVYRYSGTVREKLTPDRVGVVEDLLSSLPAGPAWFLGDGAALYRERIAGRVPGALFATGALAVPRASAVAVEAAMLLEQGAPADPAAAAPVYLRQSQAETNRARRQREAQAP, encoded by the coding sequence ATGACCACCATTCTTGCCGCCGATACCAGCACCAGCGTGAACACGGTGGCGCTGTGGCGCGACGGGGCTGTGCTGGCGGAGACCACCGCCGCGTGCGGCCGCCGCCATTCGGAGCGATTGCTGCTCACCGTGGAATGGGCTCTGGGCGAGGCGGGTCTGCGCCTGGAAGATGTGGACATCCTGGCCGTCTCGATTGGCCCGGGTTCGTTTACGGGGCTGAGGATAGGCGTGGCTGCGTGGAAGGGCCTCGCTCTGGGAATGGAGCGGCCCTTGCTCGGCGTGCCCACGCTCGACGCAATGACCAGAACCAGCCTGTTTCACGATGTGCTCGTGTGCCCGTTCCTCGATGCCCGGATGGGCGAGGTGTACGGCGCCGTCTACCGCTATTCCGGGACCGTTCGGGAAAAATTGACGCCGGACCGCGTGGGGGTGGTGGAAGACCTGCTGTCTTCGCTGCCCGCGGGGCCGGCCTGGTTTCTGGGCGATGGCGCCGCCTTGTACCGCGAGCGAATCGCCGGGCGCGTGCCCGGTGCGCTGTTTGCGACGGGGGCTTTGGCTGTTCCGCGGGCGTCCGCGGTGGCCGTCGAGGCGGCCATGCTGCTGGAGCAAGGCGCCCCGGCGGATCCCGCCGCGGCCGCGCCGGTGTACCTGCGCCAGTCCCAGGCGGAAACGAACCGCGCGCGGCGGCAGCGGGAGGCGCAGGCGCCATGA